The stretch of DNA AGGGAGTTTTTAAGAGAGATGGTTTTCGCCATCGAGAAAACTGGCGAGCTCACGACAATAATGACAAGCGAAATACCGACTGGAAGCACGAAGCTGAGTAGGTTCGGAGTAGAGGAATTTCTCGCATCTGGAATCATAGTACTCGGTATAGAGGAAATATACGGGAACGTCGAACGAGTAATGTACATTAGAAAGGCGAGATGGGCACCCGTGAAGCCGAGCAAGTACATTTTCGACATAGTCTCTGGTAAAGGCATAGTGATACGGGAGCCTCTCAGCGAATACATAAAGAGGATAAGCCGCACAGCTTCAGGATAAAAACCGCCTAAACAATTATTTTTGCCGGCGGGATGCAAAACATCACATTATGAAAATCTGGTTGAAGTCGCGGGGCACAGACTCCGAGCTTCTGACATGGGTTAGAAGGATAATTTCATATCTATCAGAAAACAATGTTGAAGTCTTTGTAGATCCCGTGCTCGGCCACGTCGTTCGCCTGGAAAGTCTACCTGAAAGCGAGGCATACAAAGCCGATTTGGCCGTCATTGTTGGAGGTGATGGAACGCTTCTCAGAACTGTTCATAAGAGTAGCGGTAACCTGCCCCCCATAGTGGGTTTCACCAAGGATAGTGTGGGTTTTCTTCTGCTTCACGACGTAGCGGACTACGAGAAGGTATTCACCCAGCTCTTCGAGAACAACTATCAAGTGGAGGAAGTCCAGCTTGGCGAGTACGAGGTCAAGGGGATCAACTCGGTCTTTCTCAACGAGGTCGCAGTGTGGGCTCACACCGGCAGACTCGTCGAGCTTGAAATATCCGTAGCTGGTGAAAGGCTGTATCATCTAAGAGCAGACGGGGTGATCGTTTCAACCCCAGCAGGTAGCACCGGGCACGCGCTCTCCTATGGGGCCCCTGCTGTCACTCCGCTAGACGTCCCTCTTTTGGAAGTTGTGTTTGCAGGAGCGCTCTCGCCGCTAATCCGGCCTCTTGTGGTATACAAATCTCCTGTGGAAATTCAGGTTGTGACGTGGCCATCACTGCTCGTAGTCGACGGCCAGACCGCGACGAGCTTGGAGTACTCGAGCACAGTTGTTGTAAAACCATCCAAACGCAGGCTGAAGCTGATCACAGTCCGGGAATTCCGTAGAAGCTTCAACGATAGGCTCCGCTACAGGCTGTTTGACAGAGGGTTAAGCCGAATTCTTTAGTGAGCCAAGTAGCGCGCTTAGCGCCGACGAGTAGTTTACCTTAAGTGTGACTTTCCCGGAGGTCTCTGTCAACAGACCTAGCTTGTAGAGATCATCTACCGCATCTTCAACTCGCAAGCCTTTGGCGAAAGCGTAAAGGGAGATCAGGCGTCGAGTCTGTGCAGTCGCAGTGAGGGTGAGCGTCTCCTTGTATATCGCGGAGAGCCTCTCAACGGTTTTTATGATCCCGTCGAGCGTGGCGTCCGTCTTGAGAATATCACCGGAGAGAGCGGCCTTAAAGCCCTGGATCTTGAGAGCCTCAACGATGAGGGTTGCAGGGATAGGTGCCTCAAGCCTAGCTAAGGTGAGCACGGAGGACAGGTCGTAGCTTTTGACAACACCGTAGGAGTACGTGTGTCTTTGCTGGTTGTAGAGCTGCTTAATTTTATGTATAGTTTTTTCAGCTTCATCGGACTCAGGAACAAATATCTTTACCTTGTTAACCTTTAATTCACCCAGAAAGCTCCTGCCCGGCAGGAGTCTTTCAAGAGTTTTGAGAAACTGAACCGCCTCCTCGGGAGTCGAGAAGACTAGTGTAAGAGTGCGACCCCTCACCACCATCTAACCTCTTAGTACGTACTTGGAGCTCACCTTCCTCTTAGCCCGGCTCCGGCAAGAAGGACACACTAGGTGCAGGCCCCGGAGGCGCAGAGGCGTAAGGCACTTAGGGCATCGCGCTATTATCACGCCGAACTCCCTTCCTTTAATCGAGAGAAGGTAAGGGGGACCCCCAGGCTCGTCAACTCTGGCTCGAAGCACGTCGCCGTACCCAATCACCTCATAGAGAGTTTTTACCCTACTAGTGGATACGTTCGAGATGGTTAAAACACCGGAAACCGGGGGGTAAATCTCGGAGCCTCTATTCTCGACGTAGAAAATCTTTAGGTAAGCAACCGGGTCCCGTATGAGGTCCACCGTCGCATAGACAACATCTCCCGTCCTTAGAGGTAGTGGGCTCTCCTTGCTTGGCTTAACTTCGATTAAGTGGTGAAGCTGATCCATGTGCACGCGACCAAGCAGCTTCGACTTTAAGTATCCGTCCTCGCCTAGATACACGCCGCTCCCAGCAAGGTACTCCTCCTCGACTCCCAGGATGTCGCCAGGAACCACAACATCGCCTGAAGACATATATTTTCCCCTTTTCTCTCACATCCACACCCTTAAAGTTGTTGTTTTTGTTACACAGATGGAGGTTGCTACACCGGCCGCGCCCGGCCTCGCGGACTAAAACTGGAAAAAGCTCTATCCTCGACTTCCATATGCGAAGGCGAGGCTGGTTTTCTTTCTCACGTAGAGCGTTCTACTCTTATGACGGCAACTCGAAAGCAGTATACACGCTTCCGATGCCACTCGAACATCGGAGGGAGACAAATTCGGTCCCGGTGTAGGACCGTTGCTTGGGCCCCCCAACGCCTCACCACACTTAAAATGTATTCGAGAGACGTCTCCTTGTGGATAGAGTACACGACATGGGCACAGCGTAGTGCAGACCGTAGAAACGCCACGTCTGAACCCTTTCTATGGACTCCGAAAGGCGGGTTTTGAATCACCGTTTCAAACGAGAAGTTTTCCCTAAACGGTAATTCGTTAACATCTGCTGCGACGAGATCCAAGAACGCGTACACTCCAGCATCCTGAGACCACTTCTTAGCAACCTCGAGGGAGTCCGGGTCGATATCGAGTAGAGTTGCGACGCTGGCTCCTAGGAGGACTGCCCCGATCCCGAGACGACCGGTCCCCGAGCCAAGGTCTAACACCTTTTTTCCCGAAATGTCGCCGAAGTGGAACTCGGCGATCCAGAGGAGGGTGGAAGCTAGAGTGGAGGGAGTTGCGTACTGCTCTAGCTCAACCCGTGGCCGAGGATGAGGCGGTATCGTGTTCAAGGCTAATTCAAGCTCACGCTTGCGTCTCACGTAGAAACCAGGTAGCTCTTTTCTCACTTCTGTAACCTGTAGCGGAGAATCGCACCTATCCCGCCAAATGTTCTCACGAACTCCTTTCCTTCACTCGACTGCGTCGAGACAATGACGACCTCAGCCCCACCTTGCTCCGCAAGCTCTGCGAGCTCCTCAACGAGATCCTTTTCATCGATAACTTCCACTTCTCCACCGCATTTGGGGCACTTAATGCTCGTCTGCGCGTCTCTCTGAACCGTGACTGTGAACTCGTGCTTACAGGCCTTGCATACGGCATGGATCCGGATCTTGTTAAGCCCCTCGGATATGAGTAGCTTTTCCACAGCGTTGGCCTTCAGTGCCTCACGAACCTCATCTTCACCGTATGTGACTAAGCCGGTGTCCCGCGATAAGTGATAAAGAAACTCGTTCACCGCCTCTCGCTCCTTCATGAACTGAACATCTCGGAGTAGATCTTTAGCTCTCTCGACGAGCTCGTACACCCCAGCTGCGCCGCCATAGCCGACGTCGAAGATGCCTATTATCTTCTGC from Infirmifilum sp. NZ encodes:
- a CDS encoding exosome complex RNA-binding protein Csl4, whose protein sequence is MSSGDVVVPGDILGVEEEYLAGSGVYLGEDGYLKSKLLGRVHMDQLHHLIEVKPSKESPLPLRTGDVVYATVDLIRDPVAYLKIFYVENRGSEIYPPVSGVLTISNVSTSRVKTLYEVIGYGDVLRARVDEPGGPPYLLSIKGREFGVIIARCPKCLTPLRLRGLHLVCPSCRSRAKRKVSSKYVLRG
- a CDS encoding DUF2067 domain-containing protein; this translates as MRGRTLTLVFSTPEEAVQFLKTLERLLPGRSFLGELKVNKVKIFVPESDEAEKTIHKIKQLYNQQRHTYSYGVVKSYDLSSVLTLARLEAPIPATLIVEALKIQGFKAALSGDILKTDATLDGIIKTVERLSAIYKETLTLTATAQTRRLISLYAFAKGLRVEDAVDDLYKLGLLTETSGKVTLKVNYSSALSALLGSLKNSA
- a CDS encoding NAD(+)/NADH kinase; amino-acid sequence: MKIWLKSRGTDSELLTWVRRIISYLSENNVEVFVDPVLGHVVRLESLPESEAYKADLAVIVGGDGTLLRTVHKSSGNLPPIVGFTKDSVGFLLLHDVADYEKVFTQLFENNYQVEEVQLGEYEVKGINSVFLNEVAVWAHTGRLVELEISVAGERLYHLRADGVIVSTPAGSTGHALSYGAPAVTPLDVPLLEVVFAGALSPLIRPLVVYKSPVEIQVVTWPSLLVVDGQTATSLEYSSTVVVKPSKRRLKLITVREFRRSFNDRLRYRLFDRGLSRIL
- a CDS encoding METTL5 family protein; this translates as MRKELPGFYVRRKRELELALNTIPPHPRPRVELEQYATPSTLASTLLWIAEFHFGDISGKKVLDLGSGTGRLGIGAVLLGASVATLLDIDPDSLEVAKKWSQDAGVYAFLDLVAADVNELPFRENFSFETVIQNPPFGVHRKGSDVAFLRSALRCAHVVYSIHKETSLEYILSVVRRWGAQATVLHRDRICLPPMFEWHRKRVYCFRVAVIRVERST